From one Candidatus Woesearchaeota archaeon genomic stretch:
- a CDS encoding glycogen/starch synthase, translating into MEKLGSLFEISWEVCNKVGGIHTVISSKVPQIGNKFENYFTVGPYLKGNTDEFNSIEVPEEFKNEVLELENLGIKVHFGEWKIEGRPKVILVEHSGYSSHINEIKSLLWDKYEIDSLNSDWYDFDEVILWSWCCGIVCEKIGNKIVGEVFVHSHEWMSGGAIFYLKNFARDNFKTVFTTHATMLGRTICGTGDDVYKLLENVDSDKKAYELGVYTKHQTERALAKFADCFTTVSHITNKEAKYLYGKEADVILYNGFDNFDFEFLHNLDMVHKMSNERIKDFAEHFFRPFYDVNFSNTKFFYTSGRNEFRNKGVDVYIESLSKLNKKLKDENSSKQLVNFFLIPIGNFDVNETVLKSIKGEDIKEDLMGVAPLSTHSVPYDNEIIKAFIDGSLLNRKDDKVKVILMPVYLNGNDGFLNTPYYDTILGFDLGVFPSFYEPWGYTPLESIAYGVPTVTSDLAGFGRAIVRDFTENISTKVLMRESQNSDETVIDLFNYFEDFLNKSDEEIRKQKEESVLFSSNFSWKKFVENYMRAYNIAKNK; encoded by the coding sequence ATGGAAAAATTAGGATCTTTGTTTGAGATCTCATGGGAAGTGTGTAATAAAGTTGGTGGAATTCATACTGTTATTTCTTCAAAAGTGCCTCAAATTGGAAATAAATTTGAAAATTATTTTACTGTTGGACCTTACCTTAAAGGCAATACTGATGAGTTTAATTCGATTGAAGTTCCTGAAGAATTTAAAAATGAAGTTTTAGAACTTGAGAATTTAGGAATTAAAGTTCATTTTGGTGAGTGGAAAATTGAAGGAAGACCTAAAGTAATTCTAGTTGAGCATAGTGGATATTCTTCACATATTAATGAGATTAAATCTTTACTTTGGGATAAGTATGAAATCGATTCACTTAATTCTGATTGGTATGATTTTGATGAGGTTATTTTGTGGTCTTGGTGTTGTGGTATTGTTTGTGAGAAAATAGGAAATAAAATTGTAGGAGAGGTTTTTGTTCATTCTCATGAATGGATGTCTGGTGGTGCTATTTTTTATTTGAAAAATTTTGCAAGAGATAATTTTAAAACAGTTTTTACAACTCATGCAACTATGCTTGGTAGAACTATTTGTGGTACTGGTGATGATGTATATAAATTGCTTGAAAATGTTGATTCAGACAAGAAAGCATATGAATTAGGAGTTTATACGAAACATCAAACTGAGAGAGCACTTGCAAAATTTGCAGATTGTTTTACAACAGTTTCTCATATTACTAATAAAGAGGCTAAGTATCTTTATGGTAAGGAAGCTGATGTAATTTTATATAATGGTTTTGATAATTTTGATTTTGAATTTTTACATAATTTAGATATGGTTCATAAAATGTCAAATGAGAGAATTAAAGATTTTGCAGAGCATTTTTTTAGACCTTTTTATGATGTTAATTTTTCAAATACTAAGTTTTTTTATACTAGTGGGAGAAACGAATTTAGGAATAAGGGGGTTGATGTTTATATTGAATCACTTTCAAAATTAAATAAGAAGTTGAAGGATGAAAATTCTAGCAAACAATTGGTTAATTTTTTCCTTATTCCGATTGGAAATTTTGATGTTAATGAAACTGTTTTAAAATCTATTAAAGGAGAAGATATTAAAGAGGATTTAATGGGAGTTGCGCCACTTTCTACTCATAGTGTTCCTTACGATAATGAGATTATTAAAGCATTTATTGACGGAAGTCTTTTGAATAGAAAAGATGATAAAGTAAAAGTTATTTTGATGCCAGTTTATTTAAATGGTAATGATGGATTTTTGAATACTCCTTATTATGATACAATTCTTGGTTTTGATTTAGGAGTTTTCCCTTCATTTTATGAGCCTTGGGGTTATACGCCACTAGAGAGTATTGCTTATGGAGTACCTACAGTTACTTCCGATTTAGCAGGTTTTGGAAGGGCAATTGTTAGAGATTTTACTGAGAATATTTCAACAAAGGTTTTGATGCGTGAGAGTCAAAATTCAGATGAAACTGTAATTGACTTGTTTAATTATTTTGAGGATTTTTTGAATAAATCTGATGAAGAAATTAGAAAACAAAAAGAAGAGTCAGTTTTATTTTCAAGTAATTTTAGTTGGAAAAAATTTGTAGAGAATTATATGAGAGCTTATAATATTGCTAAGAATAAATAA
- a CDS encoding cob(I)yrinic acid a,c-diamide adenosyltransferase, whose amino-acid sequence MIKKNNRVHLYLDSHLNQFSNVSLGLVLRGLGAELKVVYINSDFSGESFLQEFPIDFFSYDNFDLSRSYDLIVFDNCDLDKLSFERIREIAENKEIYGEIVFTFSKKEDFEKVFDFSDLISDFDYLQVDLEKSNISNITGNGKGKSTFCFGEIFRQFISGKKVKLIYFDKGGDFYSERFLFDKMKIPYFVSGTQRFDGKKFRFENIDEDFTEAKFGLEELKKSVDEYDLVVAEELNTTIKTGLLGLEEVLEVVKMFDSNLIISGRYANDNLLENCFRKIEVKDIRHYSNKGFVVKKGIDF is encoded by the coding sequence ATGATTAAAAAAAATAATCGAGTTCATTTGTATTTGGATTCACATTTGAATCAATTTTCAAATGTTTCTTTAGGTTTAGTTTTGCGTGGATTGGGAGCAGAATTAAAGGTAGTATATATTAATTCAGATTTTTCTGGTGAGAGTTTTTTGCAAGAGTTTCCAATAGATTTTTTTTCTTATGATAATTTTGATTTAAGTCGAAGTTATGATTTAATTGTTTTTGATAATTGTGATTTAGATAAATTATCATTTGAGAGAATTCGAGAAATCGCAGAAAATAAAGAAATTTATGGAGAAATAGTTTTTACTTTTTCTAAAAAAGAAGACTTTGAAAAAGTTTTTGATTTTTCAGATTTAATTAGTGATTTTGATTATTTACAAGTTGATTTGGAAAAGAGTAATATTTCAAATATTACTGGAAATGGAAAGGGGAAGAGTACTTTTTGTTTTGGAGAGATTTTTAGACAATTTATCTCAGGAAAAAAAGTTAAACTTATTTATTTTGATAAAGGAGGAGATTTCTATTCTGAGAGGTTTTTGTTTGATAAAATGAAGATACCATATTTTGTTTCTGGAACTCAAAGATTTGATGGGAAAAAATTCAGATTTGAAAATATTGATGAAGATTTTACTGAAGCAAAATTTGGTTTAGAAGAACTTAAGAAATCAGTTGACGAATATGATTTAGTTGTTGCAGAGGAATTAAATACAACAATTAAAACTGGACTTTTAGGGTTGGAAGAAGTTTTAGAAGTTGTTAAAATGTTTGATTCTAATTTAATTATTTCAGGAAGATATGCAAATGATAACTTACTTGAAAATTGTTTTAGAAAGATTGAGGTTAAAGATATTAGACATTATTCTAATAAAGGTTTTGTAGTGAAAAAAGGGATTGATTTTTGA